GGAATCCGGGAAGCACGGCGGAGGGCCGGGACTCGAATCGAGCCCCGGCCCTCCGCCGTGTGTCACACCGTTCTACTTCTTGCGGCCGCGCTTCTCGCGCACCCGGACCGAGATGTGGATCGGGGTGCCCTCGAAGCCGAACTCCTCGCGCAGCCGGCGCTCGATGAAGCGGCGGTAGCCGGCCTCCAGGAAGCCGGAGGCGAAGAGCACGAAGCGGGGCGGCTTGGTGCCGGCCTGCGTGCCGAAGAGGATGCGGGGCTGCTTGCCGCCGCGGACCGGGTGCGGGTGGGCGGCGACGATCTCGCCCAGGAAGGCGTTGAGCCGGCCGGTGGGGACGCGGGTCTCCCAGCCGGCGAGGGCGGTCTCGATGGCCGGGACCAGCTTCTCCATGTGGCGGCCGGTCTTGGCGGACACGTTGACCCGGGGCGCCCAGGAGACCTGCTGCATCTCGGTCTCGATCTCGCGCTCGAGGTAGTAGCGGCGCTCCTCGTCGAGCTCGTCCCACTTGTTGTAGGCGATGACGATGGCGCGGCCCGACTCGACCGCCATCGTGATGATGCGCTGGTCCTGGACCGAGATGGTGTCGGTGGTGTCGATGAGGATGACGGCCACCTCCGCCTTCTCGACGGCGGCCGCGGTCCGCAGGGAGGCGTAGTAGTCGGCGCCCTCCTGGAGGTGGACCTTCTTGCGGATGCCGGCGGTGTCGACGAACTTCCACGTGACGCCGCCGAGCTCGATGAGCTCGTCGACCGGGTCGCGGGTGGTGCCGGCCAGCTCGTTGACGACGACCCGGTCCTCGCCCG
The DNA window shown above is from Streptomyces vietnamensis and carries:
- the der gene encoding ribosome biogenesis GTPase Der: MNDQHDHGALGDAEYAEFMELAAEEGFDVEDVEGAIEEAGHGPLPVLAVVGRPNVGKSTLVNRIIGRREAVVEDKPGVTRDRVTYEAEWAGRRFKVVDTGGWEQDVLGIDASVAAQAEYAIEAADACLFVVDSTVGATDTDEAVVKLLRRAGKPVVLAANKVDGQSGEADAAMLWSLGLGEPFPVSSLHGRGTGDLLDEVLKKLPEAPEQRFGNAVGGPRRIALIGRPNVGKSSLLNKVAGEDRVVVNELAGTTRDPVDELIELGGVTWKFVDTAGIRKKVHLQEGADYYASLRTAAAVEKAEVAVILIDTTDTISVQDQRIITMAVESGRAIVIAYNKWDELDEERRYYLEREIETEMQQVSWAPRVNVSAKTGRHMEKLVPAIETALAGWETRVPTGRLNAFLGEIVAAHPHPVRGGKQPRILFGTQAGTKPPRFVLFASGFLEAGYRRFIERRLREEFGFEGTPIHISVRVREKRGRKK